A window of Novosphingobium terrae contains these coding sequences:
- the dctP gene encoding TRAP transporter substrate-binding protein DctP encodes MRKLIIAISLILAACSPKPASHAEYTLTYASPYPPTHPFSKADIAWMKHVEQASGGRIAFKPFWSGALISSNMSISEIRHGLADIGLITPIYTRGGVHLQRTQAGFYGGVKTMEQQVAVYDCLAARFPQYNQELAGLHVLAVQAGNFPGLITRDRPIHTLADLKGLRLRAQTDSIDTLRALGADPVNMPMADVYSALAKGVIDGVVAPADTIKSLHFAEVAHHYTTLRLSRGGYPARAMSDLAWRRLPADLQKLLAESKPYWEAQLNTQNAKAEQAGFDFAKAHHVEVIPLPAQDQARFDTLYNRFALVQARDLSRFGIDGEPVFRAAQSLIAHGTADCAAPSKEPAR; translated from the coding sequence ATGCGCAAGCTTATCATCGCCATCAGCCTGATACTCGCCGCCTGCTCGCCCAAACCGGCAAGCCACGCCGAATACACGCTGACCTACGCCAGCCCCTATCCGCCCACCCATCCCTTCAGCAAGGCCGACATCGCCTGGATGAAGCATGTGGAGCAGGCCAGCGGCGGGCGCATCGCCTTCAAGCCCTTCTGGTCGGGCGCGCTGATCTCCTCCAACATGAGCATCAGCGAAATCCGCCATGGCCTTGCCGATATCGGCCTGATCACGCCGATCTACACCCGCGGCGGCGTGCATCTGCAACGCACGCAGGCCGGTTTCTACGGCGGGGTGAAGACCATGGAGCAGCAGGTCGCCGTCTATGACTGCCTCGCCGCCCGCTTCCCGCAATATAATCAGGAGTTAGCCGGGCTGCATGTGCTGGCGGTGCAGGCGGGCAATTTCCCCGGCCTGATCACCCGCGACAGGCCCATCCACACGCTGGCGGATCTGAAAGGCCTGCGCCTGCGCGCCCAGACCGACAGCATCGACACCTTACGTGCCCTCGGCGCCGATCCGGTCAACATGCCGATGGCGGATGTCTATTCGGCCCTCGCCAAAGGCGTGATCGACGGCGTGGTCGCCCCCGCCGACACGATCAAAAGCCTGCATTTCGCCGAGGTGGCGCACCACTACACCACCCTGCGCCTGAGCCGTGGCGGCTATCCCGCCCGCGCCATGTCCGATCTGGCGTGGCGCCGCCTGCCCGCCGATCTGCAAAAGCTGCTGGCCGAGTCCAAACCTTATTGGGAAGCCCAGCTCAACACCCAGAACGCCAAGGCCGAGCAGGCCGGTTTCGACTTCGCTAAAGCCCATCACGTCGAGGTGATCCCCCTGCCCGCGCAAGATCAGGCCCGTTTCGACACCCTCTACAACCGTTTCGCCCTGGTGCAGGCGCGCGACCTCTCCCGCTTCGGCATCG
- a CDS encoding TRAP transporter large permease: MIAPELIGTAGVALLLILLAAGVPIGVGLALVGLGGMAVLISPEAALTKGAVTSFDIMSKYELGVLPLFLLMAHICFAAGASRDFFEVAAKFVGHRRGGLALASIAGCAGFGAISGSSLATVATISSVALPEMRKAGYQPGFAAGALAAGGTLGSLVPPSGALIVFGIIAEQSIGKLFAASLIPVATQAISYLATIIILCAFKPELAPAIARAPWSERLRALTKIADIALLILFVLGGLMIGWFTPTEAASVGVVAALVILTLRGAFSLGALAKAAQSTLRTAGMIYLVIIGAMLFATFVSISGITEAMSNAVIGLHASPVLAIIAMAAVLLLLGSFLDGVALMLLTTPIFLPIAHTLGYSPIWFGIFLVRTMELGFVHPPLGLNIYVLQGVAKDLSLGTIFRGVIPFLVADFLHLACLIAIPAMALWLPSVVGA; encoded by the coding sequence ATGATCGCGCCCGAACTGATCGGCACTGCCGGCGTCGCGCTTCTGCTGATCCTGCTGGCAGCGGGCGTGCCCATCGGCGTCGGCCTCGCACTGGTTGGCCTTGGCGGCATGGCCGTGCTGATCTCGCCCGAGGCGGCACTGACCAAGGGCGCCGTCACCTCCTTCGACATCATGAGCAAATATGAACTCGGCGTGCTGCCGCTGTTCCTGCTGATGGCGCATATCTGCTTTGCCGCCGGGGCCAGCCGCGATTTCTTTGAAGTCGCCGCCAAATTCGTCGGCCATCGGCGTGGCGGGCTGGCTCTGGCCTCCATCGCGGGCTGCGCGGGCTTTGGCGCGATCAGCGGATCGTCGCTGGCCACCGTCGCCACGATCAGTTCGGTGGCGCTGCCCGAAATGCGCAAGGCCGGATACCAGCCCGGTTTCGCTGCGGGCGCTCTGGCTGCAGGCGGCACTTTGGGTTCGCTGGTGCCCCCTTCTGGCGCGCTGATCGTCTTCGGCATCATCGCCGAGCAATCCATCGGCAAGCTTTTTGCCGCCTCGCTGATCCCGGTGGCGACTCAGGCGATCAGCTATCTGGCGACCATCATTATCCTCTGCGCGTTCAAACCCGAACTGGCGCCCGCCATCGCCCGCGCGCCCTGGAGCGAACGCCTGCGCGCCCTCACCAAGATTGCCGACATCGCGCTGCTGATCCTGTTCGTGCTGGGCGGGCTGATGATCGGCTGGTTCACGCCCACAGAGGCCGCCTCGGTCGGCGTGGTGGCGGCTCTGGTGATCCTGACGCTGCGCGGAGCCTTCTCGCTCGGCGCACTGGCCAAGGCCGCGCAATCCACCCTGCGCACGGCGGGCATGATCTATCTGGTCATCATCGGCGCGATGCTGTTCGCCACCTTCGTCTCGATCAGCGGCATCACCGAGGCGATGTCGAACGCCGTCATCGGCCTGCATGCCAGCCCGGTGCTGGCGATCATCGCCATGGCCGCCGTGCTGCTGCTGCTGGGCAGCTTCCTCGACGGCGTGGCGCTGATGCTGCTGACCACCCCAATCTTCCTGCCCATCGCCCATACGCTCGGCTACAGCCCGATCTGGTTCGGCATCTTTCTGGTGCGCACCATGGAGCTGGGCTTTGTTCACCCGCCGCTGGGGCTCAACATCTATGTGCTTCAGGGGGTGGCCAAGGATCTGTCGCTGGGCACGATCTTTCGCGGGGTGATCCCCTTCCTCGTCGCAGATTTCCTGCATCTGGCCTGCCTGATCGCCATCCCCGCGATGGCGCTGTGGCTGCCCTCGGTGGTGGGAGCCTGA